The following are from one region of the Salvia hispanica cultivar TCC Black 2014 chromosome 1, UniMelb_Shisp_WGS_1.0, whole genome shotgun sequence genome:
- the LOC125200987 gene encoding LOB domain-containing protein 12-like — protein sequence MGGTSPCASCKLLRRRCAKDCVFAPYFPSDDPHKFAIVHKVFGASNVSKMLQELPVHQRGDAVSSLVYEANARARDPVYGCVGAISYLQSQVSQLQMQLAVAQAEIVCIQMQQDHEQQQHSLNQLMMDEHEKSCFLQNNFINFSSAANSNVANVNYDSFKKESLYGHDMVS from the exons ATGGGTGGTACCTCGCCGTGCGCCTCGTGCAagctcctccgccgccgctgcgCCAAAGACTGCGTCTTCGCCCCCTACTTCCCGTCCGACGACCCCCACAAGTTCGCCATTGTCCACAAAGTCTTCGGCGCCTCCAACGTCAGCAAAATGCTTCAG gAGCTCCCGGTGCACCAGAGGGGGGACGCGGTGAGCAGCCTCGTGTACGAGGCGAACGCGAGGGCGCGGGACCCGGTGTACGGGTGCGTGGGGGCCATATCGTACCTGCAGAGCCAGGTGTCGCAGCTCCAAATGCAGCTGGCGGTGGCGCAGGCCGAGATCGTCTGCATCCAGATGCAGCAAGACCACGAGCAGCAGCAACACAGCCTCAATCAGCTGATGATGGATGAGCACGAGAAGTCGTGCTTTCTGCAAAAcaactttatcaatttctctAGCGCTGCTAATTCAAATGTCGCTAATGTGAATTACGACTCTTTCAAGAAAGAGTCACTGTACGGACATGACATGGTCTCGTAG